Part of the Cognatishimia sp. WU-CL00825 genome, CCCCTTTCCAGATCAAAGATCCCACCGGTCAACCAGGCCGGCCAATCCCGTTCAAAAAACGAGGTTGCCGCCTCGTCGAACAGGCGGTTTGGGCGGGTGGATATCTGCAACTTGCCATCGACCATTTGTACAATAATCTGGTGATCAAGATCTGTTTGTCGCTCGCTGCGAAACCGCAGCTCTTGCAAGGGGCCAGATTTTGCCTGCGGTAGGGCGTCGCCGGCATCATCGCAAATGGCGCGCGCGCCACGGCTGCCCCCACCCTGCGAAATGTAATGATCCAACGCTGCCAATACGGCTTCTGAAGCCAGCGAGATTTGCTGCCATTGCACTGCTCTGGTGAGATCATTTGGCTTTTGGCATCGCAGGCCGGTTGCTTGAATTTTCTGGTTTAAGTCTTGGCTCTCGCCAAGCGCCTTTTTAACGGCGTCAGCGGTACAGACGATACCGGCGTTGTCGCTCATACGCGCCTGAACCTGATGGCGCACGTCGCTGGCATGCAGCGGGCTTTCTGTATTTAGAATATTGATCAACTCTGACACAGCCGCCGACTGATCTGCATTCTTTGTTGCAGGCTGGGAAGACCGGGCCGCTTGATGGGCGGCGATATGTTCCGCCACCCGCGTTCCAAACACCTGACCAGCATTCAGCGCCGCACCACCCGGCCGCGTCACGCCATGGGTGCCTGCCGCTTCGCCAATGGCATAGGTGCCCGTCAGATTGGTGCGGCCCCAGGTGTCCACAGCAATGCCACCGTTCATATGCTGGTTGTTGACTGCAAATTCCAGCGGGGTTTGGGTGATGTCGACTTTGTAGCGACGATAAAGCTCGATCGCGAGGGGGTTCATATGATGCAACCGTGCAAGTGGCTGTGCTTGTTGGGCACCCGCAGTTGTCAAATAGGCACTGACATCTTCGTCTAGCCGCTTAATATCAAAGGGTGCATCTCCGTCCACCGGCAATGGGTTGCGGTTGAAGTCCATAAAGACCCGGCGGCCAAGCGCGGATTCGCGGTAAATTGCAATGTCGATCAAGCTGGACCCAAAGTCTAACATGCGGGTAGCGTGAAACGGCCACTGATAGCCTTTTCGAAAGATATTAGAGGCCAGCTCTTGGGTGGTTCGGTAATATTGCGCCAAAAAATGGTGCTCTGCACCGGTGTCATCGACAGAATAGATATGCGGCATGGCTTGCACATAGGTGCCAGACAAATTCCACGGAAACCCTTCGCGACGGGTTCCGATGCCAAATTGGCTCTCGGTCAGATTTACCAGTTCCAGGCCAGCTTCGAGCGCCAATCCCAAAGAGCCAAAGCAACCGTTTGGAAACACGCTGTCGCGATATAACTCGCCCGGACCACCTGCTGCCAAAACCAATGTGTTGGCGCGAAACAGGACCAAGCCCAAAGGATTGCGAGGCGATTGCGCCTTGGTGCGCGCGGCAAGCACCCCCGTTACGCGGCGGTTTGGGCCTTTGCCCTCGGTCAATATTTTTAGCGCGCTTGTTTGGTTAAACAGCGGAATGCCAAGGCGGATCATTTCCTGTGCAAGCACCTGCACCATCAAACGCGACGTGCGCGGCCCGCAACTTGTGGCGCGGCCAACCTCGTCGTGATCAGTTTTATAGCGCAACGTGCCGCCAAGCGGATCCTGCGGCAGAGGTAGCCCCAGATATTGCAAAGAGGCCATGGCCCGAGGTGAGCCAACTGCTTCGACATAGGCGGTGTCTTGGTCCATCGCGCCACCCGCGCGAATGGCGCGGGCCATGGCTTTGAAATTGTCACCCGTGTCTGCGCTATTTGCGGTGTGCAACGTTTGTTTGTCCGATCCCGAACAAGCCGACGTGCCGCCCCAGGCGCTTTGGCTTATGATGCTGACATTGCTGGACCGGCGTTTCAGCTCGACCGCGGCGCGCAGCCCGGCTGCACCGCTTCCGACAATCAAACAGTCTGATGCGTGCACCGGAATACGATGGCCCGCAACCTCGATGGGCGCGCCAAAGTCTGGTTCGGGTGCCAGACGCGGCATTTTAACATCGGTCAATGCGTCAAGGATATGCTGAGGGATTTTGGCAGACACGGGATGGTTCCATCGCTTAGGGAAAATTTTAATTGAATTGGAAGGCCACGCGGCTAGATTTCGATATCCAGCACCAGCACCCCGTCCAATCCACCCTGAGCATTTTCAACAATACGCCCGCCAAGCACTTTGTGCTGAGCATTATCAGAATAGGCCTGCAGGTGGTCCCAACTTTCAAAGTCGATGCTAAACCCATGCATATATCCGCGTTCGATTTGCTCGGGGCTTTGCGATTTCCCGCCGCCAAAGTTCGAGGCCCCCGGCAGAGCGCGCGTCAGGTCACCCAGCCCTGCATAAATCTCTGTTATGGTGCTCTCTGGGGTTTGGGATTGAAATTTGGTCAAAACGATATGTCGGATCATGGGTCAGCCTTTGCGTCTTCGCAATCAAAGTACAGTTTGCGTTCTGTTAAAGATGTTTTGCCCCAATCAACACTATTAATTGGAACGTTCCAAT contains:
- a CDS encoding Dabb family protein, which produces MIRHIVLTKFQSQTPESTITEIYAGLGDLTRALPGASNFGGGKSQSPEQIERGYMHGFSIDFESWDHLQAYSDNAQHKVLGGRIVENAQGGLDGVLVLDIEI
- a CDS encoding FAD-binding protein, whose amino-acid sequence is MSAKIPQHILDALTDVKMPRLAPEPDFGAPIEVAGHRIPVHASDCLIVGSGAAGLRAAVELKRRSSNVSIISQSAWGGTSACSGSDKQTLHTANSADTGDNFKAMARAIRAGGAMDQDTAYVEAVGSPRAMASLQYLGLPLPQDPLGGTLRYKTDHDEVGRATSCGPRTSRLMVQVLAQEMIRLGIPLFNQTSALKILTEGKGPNRRVTGVLAARTKAQSPRNPLGLVLFRANTLVLAAGGPGELYRDSVFPNGCFGSLGLALEAGLELVNLTESQFGIGTRREGFPWNLSGTYVQAMPHIYSVDDTGAEHHFLAQYYRTTQELASNIFRKGYQWPFHATRMLDFGSSLIDIAIYRESALGRRVFMDFNRNPLPVDGDAPFDIKRLDEDVSAYLTTAGAQQAQPLARLHHMNPLAIELYRRYKVDITQTPLEFAVNNQHMNGGIAVDTWGRTNLTGTYAIGEAAGTHGVTRPGGAALNAGQVFGTRVAEHIAAHQAARSSQPATKNADQSAAVSELINILNTESPLHASDVRHQVQARMSDNAGIVCTADAVKKALGESQDLNQKIQATGLRCQKPNDLTRAVQWQQISLASEAVLAALDHYISQGGGSRGARAICDDAGDALPQAKSGPLQELRFRSERQTDLDHQIIVQMVDGKLQISTRPNRLFDEAATSFFERDWPAWLTGGIFDLERG